A region from the Dendropsophus ebraccatus isolate aDenEbr1 chromosome 1, aDenEbr1.pat, whole genome shotgun sequence genome encodes:
- the LOC138783791 gene encoding uncharacterized protein, translated as MTHQWHAGSWDVLSGIWLPGDSWHSVWMLSGFKEQRSKMEDEEIGRRGQKRRRDVHDASDDEETSRGEKTRRDVIDSSKDEETSRGQKRRRDVIDPSKDEETSMKKRRIGPGPEIIWVRHHEDQEEEGHREDEVIPILDSSKKKISASKKEEKVKEDPKDPGDSGARPSYPGSTISENIKRLAFHHVLGRGSFGRVRTQNNVEPLL; from the exons ATGACTCATCAGTGGCATGCGGGCAGTTGGGATGTTTTGAGTGGCATTTGGTTGCCAGGCGACAGTTGGCATTCAGTGTGGATGCTGAGCGGCTTCAAGGAGCAGCGATCAAAGATGGAGGACGAGGAGATTGGACGAAGAggacagaagaggagaagggatGTCCATGACGCATCGGACGATGAAGAGACATCAAGAGGGGAGAAGACAAGAAGAGATGTCATTGACTCATCGAAAGATGAAGAGACATCTAGAggacagaagaggagaagagatgTCATTGACCCATCGAAAGATGAAGAGACAtctatgaagaagaggaggatcgGCCCAGGACCGGAGATCATCTGGGTGAGACATCACGAGGACCAGGAAGAAGAAGGACACAGAGAAGACGAGGTGATCCCTATCCTGGACTCAAGTAAAAAGAAGATCTCTGCAagcaagaaagaagagaaagtgaAGGAGGACCCCAAGGACCCAG GAGACAGCGGAGCTCGGCCATCCTACCCCGGCAGCACAATCTCCGAGAACATCAAGAGACTGGCTTTCCATCATGTGCTTGGCCGGGGTAGCTTCGGAAGGGTAAGAACTCAGAATAATGTAGAGCCATTGTTATAG
- the LOC138783799 gene encoding protein kinase C delta type-like, whose protein sequence is MGLGRPAQPFSSCSNVLSLLLNGRAGLQCHISDQEVARHWGTGAVECRWQRWSWGGDSGARPSYPGSTISENIKRLAFHHVLGRGSFGRVVLAEDIYTRQEFAIKVIAKRDLLTDGKERATVERHVLQLASGSPFLIHGLFAFQTKGHVLLGMEYIKHGDFHHLLQQKGRLTIANARFYAAELLCGLQHLHSQGIVHRDLKPGNILVAATGHVKICDFGLAIRNTYGERLPPDCVGTPGFVAPEMLAGEEYDAGIDWFAFGIILNIMVTGKSRYHRRRFKASNMEAKNIIEELLQEDPDERLGVNGDIRAHPFFQDVDWDSVQALGMRPPITPAEVNARRGFMPFDLAKTEAEDEENKPLSAEDQALFAGFSFVTSTWKTLDDAPSP, encoded by the exons atGGGACttggcaggcccgctcagccattcagcagctgtagcaatgtcctgtctctgctgctgaatggccgAGCAGGCCTGCAATGTCACATTTCAGACCAAGAAGTGGCcagacactgggggactggagcagtGGAATGCAGGTggcagcgctggagctggggag GAGACAGCGGAGCTCGGCCATCCTACCCCGGCAGCACAATCTCCGAGAACATCAAGAGACTGGCTTTCCATCATGTGCTTGGCCGGGGTAGCTTCGGAAGG GTGGTGCTGGCAGAAGACATCTACACTCGCCAGGAATTTGCCATCAAAGTCATCGCCAAGAGGGACCTGCTGACCGACGGAAAGGAGCGAGCAACGGTGGAGCGGCATGTGCTACAACTTGCATCTGGCAGCCCCTTCCTCATCCATGGACTATTTGCCTTCCAGACCAAGGGACACGTGCTGCTTGGAATGGAGTACATCAAGCACGGAGACttccaccacctcctgcagcagaAGGGGCGTCTGACCATCGCCAATGCACG ATTCTACGCCGCAGAACTTTTGTGTGGACTCCAACATCTGCATTCCCAGGGCATCGTCCACCG AGATCTCAAGCCCGGAAACATCCTAGTGGCTGCAACAGGACACGTGAAGATCTGCGACTTCGGACTGGCAATCAGGAACACCTATGGAGAGCGGCTGCCCCCCGACTGTGTTGGAACACCTGGATTCGTGGCCCCTGAGATGCTGGCTGGGGAGGAGTACGACGCTGGAATCGACTGGTTTGCATTCGGAATCATCCTCAACATCATGGTCACCGGCAAGTCCAGATACCACCGAAGAAGATTCAAGGCCTCCAATATGGAGGCGAAGAACATCATCGAAGAG ctccTCCAGGAAGATCCCGACGAGCGCTTGGGGGTCAACGGTGACATCAGAGCCCATCCATTTTTCCAGGACGTCGACTGGGACTCGGTACAAGCCCTTGGGATGCGACCACCAATCACTCCAGCAGAAGTAAACGCCCGCCGAGGATTCATGCCATTCGACCTCGCCAAAACGGAGGCAGAAGATGAGGAGAACAAGCCCCTATCAGCAGAAGACCAGGCCTTATTCGCAGGATTTTCATTTGTCACCTCTACCTGGAAAACCCTGGACGACGCACCATCTCCATAA